ACGGGGGTTTAGTAAAAAATTTACAGTCCATAGAAATATACTCCACACACTCTTTCCCTATCAACTCCCCCAGCACTCTGCTTCCACCAAGCAGGGTGCGTTTTCCCCTTTCCGCATAAGACATTGCCAAACCGAAGAGCGATGCTCAACGCTGACCGCTGGATTAAATCTAACCCGTCTTCTTCAACAGAAGGGCAATTGAAAGCAAACATTCTACCCCGTTCATCCCGAGAATCAAGCCCATCCGCCAAAGACCTCGTTAATCCCGAGATCATTTGCAGCAACTATACTGAGACAGTCCACAAAGCCCCAGTCTTTATCCTGCATCTGTTTGAATTTCTGAAAGCCGCGTTCGACCAGAGCCGCATCTGCGGGAATGCACTGCCACTTTTCAGAAGCACGAACAGCTTCTATCATGCTGACAGCCACATGGCGAAGATGAACCGGGCTGAAGGCATTGTCAAATTCAAGCAGCACTGCGTCGGTTGTCACAAGAATCTGTTGAGATTGCTTCAGCGCAGCCACAGTTTTTACTGCCTGTGCATGGAACGCATCTCTGCTGTTACCGATAGCGATAAAGGCGGAAGTATCAACAAAAACAGGCTTCATGAACGTTTTTTCGTGCCGTAAAGATAGTGATCGTGATTTTCAGCAAAATCTTCGACCCCTGTATCAACCGAAAGTTCCTCGAAGTTGAGGTCATCCCAGGGATCAGGCTGTTCCGAAACCTTTTTTTCTATTTCGCAGGATATGCCTTCCCTCGCAAAGAGTTCCCGTATTCCTGCGATCAACCTCGCAGTCCTTTCAATTGGAATGATGTCTGATATATTTATTGTGAGTTGCATATCTGATTATGAAACAGGCTGGGTGCGACGACTCGGAAGGGCGTTGCCTTTTATTGCCTGCTCAATTTCCTCCTCTGTAACGAGATCAGAAACGATTTCCGAACGAACCTGCTGAATCTGTTTTAGATTCTGTTCCACAACAGTACCTTGATGCATAACTGCTTTCAGGCAATCAATGATATGGCCGCTGATGGTTTTACGGTGCTGTGCGGCGGTACGTTGCAAATCGCTGTACAAGTCGCTCGGGATATTTTTTATGGTCAAGGTAGGCATAAGGTATTGTCCTCAAGAAAATGGTCTCTCATCAAACGCATATAACGCAACATATACCTCCAGAATACTACAAAATGGCCCGGATGCATAACACTCATTACTCAACACCCCCTCTGTATCCTCCTATTATCAAGCAGCTACAACAGATGTCATGAAATAAGAAGCGAGTAAACAAAAAGCCCGAGCAGAGCCAAAAATCCCAGTCAGCCAAACATTACTTCTTCAACGAAACCTTCCCCATATTGACGGACATCCCATCCGCATTAGCATGGGTTGTTAACTTCCCGGTATTCAAATCCATTACATTATAAAACTGATACCCACTTTCTTCTTTCCAGGATATGAAGACAACACCATCAGCAATTTTACTGGAAAATACAACAAGTAGCACGGAACAGAAAAGGAGTAAAGAAAAAATGCATCCAATTCGAGAGGATGAAGTTAATGATAGGACAGTTAGATACGATCTACTGAAGTGCAGCGAAAAGAGACGGGCTGCTGAAGCACAAAAAAAAGAGACTCTCTCGAATTCCAGACCGACCAGAGAGCTGAGTGGGATGATTTGTTTTTGTTATATTCGCAGGGGGTTAATACGTAACAAATATACCCCCTGTGAGTATTGTAGTGAATCGCCGCAATCAATCTTGCTTTATTACCGCTGATATTGAAAACCGTTCATCCCTCATTTTGGCTGCTTGAATGAAAGACAATCCAGAAAGATTATCTCTCTGGAAAAGGACAGGGCCAATCACAAGGAACCGGAGAGGGCATGCCTTCTCCGATACACCCCAGGCAAAATTCATCATAGCTGTCAATCGTCCCGTCAGACCACTTGATTGTGCATCGTACCTGATTTTTTCTCTGACAACGATCAGCTCTTTTTACAACTTTTTTATCAGATCCAATATCACAGTAGGCATAGGGGTATTTATCCGGGGTAGATGCCTGGAGTTGAGCTATTTGAGCATAGCATTTACCTATTGCCTCCCCGCACATTGCTTCTTTAAATATGTGGACGACTTCTGTATAATTTATCAAGTTGGCCTGACATTGCGCGAAAAGCTGGCCAGCAAAAAACAAAGTACAACATACTGTAATAGTGACTACTAATTTTTTCCTCACGATAAATCCTCCTATAAAATTAATCTATGGATGTGTTAGTGTTAGGTCTCAGAATACATGACCATTTGGCTGATTAAAAGTTTTTTATTAGACCGAATGCGTAACATCAGCTCTCAAAATCCCTCTGCATCTCCCCTCGTATCAAGTAACTACAAGAAGTAATATGGCATTCTGAACGAGTAAACAAGAATTACCCCAGACTGAATCCAATGAGATATCCAGAAATGGGCAGCTCAATCGTACCGGCATCCGCCCCCAAAGCGCGGCCCATAGCGGGCATGGCAGGCAGATAGAGGTCGGTGGGGATTGAGCCTAAGCCCATAAGCAAACTGAAGACACCGAGGATATACCAACCAAGAGGAGAGCTGATCGTGCTCTCAGCACATCGCACTACCGGGGACGTAATGTTCTTTTGTTACCAAGAACATGCAAGAGCCAATTAAATCCGAATTTAAGCAGCTCGGCATCATCTCGTTCAATACGCCTCCGCTGATCACGGTCCAGCCTGTACCGAGCTGTCAGCTTGTTCTCAATGCTGTATGCACGAAAGGCATCAATATTATAGCAAACCATAAAGGCCAATTGCTGGCGAGGACCGGCATGACCTTCTCCCTGCCAAGGATCGCTGGCAAAGAAAGCATCCACCTCGGCCCACAGATCGTTCATCAGGTTGAAGGAATCCAGGCGTTGCTCACGCTTCCATTGGCGAACCGTGTAGCTGTTCTCTTCATCATGGCCCTTACAGTAAGCATGACGGACAACAGAGTAATGGCTTTTCAGCTTTGCCCCTATCCCCTCTTTTTCAACCCCTCTCTCCAAAGGGTATGTTCGACAAGCCGACGGGCGATCAGTATAAACAGAGCAACCCGCTTCTGTAAGAAACGGGCACGCTGCTTGCTCACTCTCCATCATATTCAACATGAGTGCTGGAAAATACGGGTGTACGCCTGCCCCCAAACGGGTATAACGCTCCAGGAACTCGGTTGAAGTACAGGACAGTTTATTTTTTAAGCAAAGAATATCATAAGGATAAAGTCGCAGTTCCAACTTATGACAACAGGTCAGATAGCAACTGACCCCTTGGTGGCAACGAAACTGAAAAGATTCGCCTTGTTGCAAAGGACTTGTTGATTCCTCATGCCCTCTTTCTGTGGTCATTTCACTGGTCATAACCGTTCTCCATAAAAAAAGCCGGAATGATGATAATCATCAAACCGGCCTTATACTTCCGTCCGTTACTGTAAGCAACAGATCAGTAACACATCAATTACTCAGGGAACCTTGGATCTTATCAACGAAGCTGATCCCCCCTTCTCTCTATGCCTCTGCTTCCTGAACAGCTGATTCCTCATAGCCAACCAGCTCGATAATGGCCATAGGAGCAGCATCACCGGTGCGAATTCCGGTGCGAATAATCCGTGTATACCCACCCTGACGGTCAGTATACTGCTCACTGATCTCAGTGAAAAGTTTTGCCACTATATCCTTTGAACGGATATAGGCCATTGCCTGCCGCCGAGCGTTCAAATCACCACGTTTTCCCAAGGTGATCATCTTTTCCGCAACGCGACGGGCCTCTTTGGCCTTGGGCACAGTTGTGGAAATTCTCTCATGCTCAAGAAGCGAAGTTACAATATTCCGCATCATTGCTGAACGATGTGAGGCACTCCTATTCAGTTTTCTACCGGCTTTTCTATGTCTCATTATTCTATCCTCAAAATCGGTAAATCACGTTATCCGATCAATCTGAAGGTCGCTCTTGACAAATCAACCATCAATATCGGCGTCCTCTCGTTCACAGGGAGATACCCAGCCCTCGTGGGACATATTCAGGGTCAGGTCATGCTGCAAGAGAAGAGCTTTAATCTCATTCAGTGATTTACGTCCAAAGTTTTTCGTTTTCAGCATTTCAGCATCGGTTTTTTGCACCAGTTGACCAATATACTGTATATTGGCATTCTTCAGACAGTTTGCTGAACGGACGGACAACTCAAGATCCTCGACATTTTTATCAAGAAAATCGGGAAAATCCTGACCATCACCATCACCGTCAGCTCTCTCGGGAGCTATAGCCTCCTGCTCATTGAAATTGATAAAGATCGTCATCTGCTCCTTGAGAATCTTAGCCGCATAGGCAAGAGCATTCTCTGGGAACACAGACCCGTCAGTTTCAATTTCTATTGTGAGGCGATCATAGTCTGTTCGTTGGCCAACACGGGCTTGGCTCACCACATACTGAATACGACGTACCGGTGAAAAAGCCGCATCAATAGGAATCACGCCCAGCGGACTATTTTCCTTCTTATTCCAATCGGCAGGAACATAGCCCTTGCCCCACTGCACCTCAAGTTCCGCCCGGAAGGTGGTGTTTTCTCCGGTCACCGTGCAAATCGGCTGTTCCGGGTTCATAACCTCAACCTTGCCGCCACCGTCAATATCACCGGCTGTGACCAATCCGGTCTCACTTTTCTCTAAGATAACAGTTCTGGTCTCAGGAGAGTTGAGCTTCAACTGAACCTGCTTCAGGTTCAGAATAATATCAGCAACGTCTTCATGCACTCCGTCAATTGTGGTAAACTCATGATCAGCTCCCTCAATCCGAACCGATGTAATCGCAGCTCCTCTGATAGAGGAGAGAAGAATCCTGCGTAAGGAATTACCTATTGTCGCTGCAAAACCGCGCTCTAAAGGCTGGCAGATAAATTTGCCATACCTATTCGTATGGCTGTCCCTGGTAACCTCCAGACGTTCCGGGTTAACAAGGTCATGCCAGTTCCTGTAAAAGGGATTATCATCCCGAATATCCTGTTCCATGAAATACCTGACCTTGTATTACTTGGAGTACAGCTCGACTATAAGCTGTTCATTAATCGGCATGGTTATTTCTTCCCGATTAGGCATAGCCTTCACTGTTCCCTGAAAATTACCTTTATCCAATTCCATCCAGCTGGGCACGCCGCGGCGAGCAACAGCCTCAAGATTTTCAACGATAAAAGCGTTCTTGCGGCTTTTCTCCTTCAGGGTGATAACATCACCCGGTTTCACCTGACAGGAGGGAATACTTGCTTTTTTACCGTTAATTTGAAAATGACTATGGCGAACAAATTGACGCGCCTGATCTCTTGAGCCAGCAAAGCCTAGGCGATAAACAACGTTATCCAAACGGCGTTCCAACATTGACAGAAGGTTCAGACCGGTAACACCTTTGGCGCGGTCTGCCAGATAAAAGTAACGACGAAACTGACTCTCAAGCATTCCGTACATATGCTTAACTTTCTGCTTTTCACGCAACTGCAATGCATAGTCGGAAACCTTACGAAAACGATTCTGGCCATGCTGTCCGGGCGCATAGGTACGCCGCTCAAATGAGCACTTATCCGAGTAGCATCGCTCGCCTTTCAAAAACAATTTAAGATTTTCCCGTCTGCATGTTCGGCAGGAAGCTCCTGTATATCTGGCCACTTATTCCTCCATCAATTATTGGTATCGGTTTTACGCTGCGGTCAGCCTTAATACTGGCAGCGACCGTACAAAAAAACTATAGACTGCTCAAACCCGCCTGCGTTTGGGGGGTTTACAGCCATTATGCGGGATCGGAGTTGCATCAACAATCTTTGATACTTCCAAATCAGTGCCAGTGAGAGCGCGAAGAGCTGCCTCACGACCCGGCCCTGGGCCTTTAACACGAATCTCAACTCGACGAAGACCGTTTTCTTTTGCTTTTGCCACCGCATCACTCAACGCGTTCTGCGCTGCAAAAGGAGTTGATTTCCGTGACCCCTTAAAGCCGATAACTCCGGCACTGGACCAAGAGACAACGTTGCCCAGCTTATCCGAAATGGTTATTAACGTATTATTAAACGTTGAGTAGATAAAAATAATTCCATCAGGAACATTCTTCTTTTCACGACGCTTTGTTCGAACCGCACCTTTTTTACCTTTCGCCATATCCGCTCCGTATAGCTTCCACTATGAATAGCACTTTCACCGGCAGTAAAAGCGTGTTGACAATTTTATTTTTTACGTACCGCTGCGCCACGCTTAGGCCCCTTACGTGTCCTAGCATTCGTCTTTGTTCGCTGTCCACGACAAGGAAGGCTCATACGATGACGTCGACCTCGGTAGGTACCGAGATCAATGTGACGTTTGATATCCATAGCCACTTCACGTCGGCGATCACCCTCGACAACATAATCTGCCTCAATGATCTTCCTGATACGTGTAACATCATCACCGCTCAGATCATCGGAATTCATCTGATACGGCAAATCAGCCTTATCCAAAATAGCGCGTGCAGTTGTGAGGCCAATACCATAAATATAGGTAAGCGCCCTGTCCATATGCTTATTGCGCGGTAAATCTACACCTGATAATCGTGCCAAAACTTTACTCCTTTAAAAAAAAGCTACATTATGCAGGTTAACCCTGACGCTGCTTATGCTTTGAATTCTTGCAGTTTACCCGAACCACACCCTTGCGCTTAAGGATCTTACAGTCGCTGCACATTTTCTTAACAGATGATCGTACTTTCATTGCTCTGTTTCCCTGCTGACTTGTTTGGTTCAGCGCTTCCCTTTACCGCCGCCTTTTGAACGGAAAGTGACACGCCCTCTTGTCAGGTCATAAGGCGACAACTCGACCGTCACTCTATCACCTGGCAGAATTTTAATATAATGCATGCGCATCTTACCGGAAATATGCGCCAAAACCTTATGCCCGTTATCAAGTTCAACACGAAACATCGCGTTGGGTAAAGGCTCAATTATAGTTCCTTCAACTTCAATGGCTTCTTCTTTGGCCATAGTTCCCATCCAGTTTTATTTTCAATAAAAAATAAAAAAAGGTTATTATATATAATAAAGTTTTTTTTGCAACCAATTTTAACTTGATTTGCATAAAAAAAAGAACCCTTAGGGTTCCACAAAACTACTTAATATTATCAAGCTATTACAGCTCTTCTTTTCTTCTGCTCAAAACAAGCGGACCTTCTGGAGCTGCTGCAACTGAGTGCTCAAAATGAGCTGAAGGTTTCTTATCAGCCGTAATCACTGTCCAGCCGTCCTTCAGAACCTTAACTTTGGCAGTACCGATATTGATCATAGGCTCAATGGCAAGAACCATTCCTTCGATAATCCTCGGTGAAGGCTGATCCTGCGTGTAATTGGGTACCTCTGGGGCCTCATGGAGACTGGCTCCTATTCCATGCCCAACAAACTGACGAACAACAGAAAACCCGTTGTTCTCAGCATGTTTCTGGATGGCAGCGGAAACATCGGAAATTCTGTTCCCGATCTTTACCTGCTTGATTCCCCGCTCCAAAGCCTCCTGAGTTACCTGAAGAAGGCGTTCCTTGCGAGCAGTCAACTTACCCACAGGTATAGTCACTGCGGAATCACCGTAAAAACCGTTATAAATCACACCGAAATCAACAGAAACGATATCTCCCTCTCGAACCTTCACCTTTTTCGAGGGAATCCCGTGGACAATCTGCTCATTAATGGAAACACACAGGCTCGCCGGAAAACCTCTATACCCAAGAAAGGCAGGATGTGCCCCGTGATCTCGGCAAAGATCATGCGCCCAGCGATCCATTTGACGGGTCGTCAGGCCAGGACGCATTTCCTTTTGCAGCATTTCCAACACGGAAGCGACTATACAGTTCGCTTGTCGCATCACCTCAATTTCATCTGAGGTTTTAACTATAATATTTTTCTCATTATCAGCAGCCACAAGCCTCAACGCCTGCCTTTGACCTTACCGGCTTTCATAAATCCCTCATAATTACGCATAACCAGATGGGATTCAATTTTAGAAATAGTATCAATGGCCACACCGACAACAATCAAGAGCGCAGTTCCCCCGAAATAAAAGGGTACATTAAAATTACTCACGAGAATTGTTGGCAGCACACAAACAAGAGCTAAATAGATAGCACCAACTACGGTTATCCGGGTGAGTACCTTATCAATAAATTCAGCTGATCTCTTACCTGGTCTGATACCGGGAACAAAACCACCATTCTTCTTCAGGTTCTCAGCTACCTCATCAGGATTAAAAGTCACTGCTGTATAAAAAAAACAGAAGAAGACAATCATCACCACATAGAGCATATAATAAAAGACCGTACCCGGAGAAAGTGAAGCGGCTGCCTTCTGTACCCAATCTATCTGAATAAACGTCCCGATAGTTGCGGGAAACATCATGATAGAGGAGGCAAAGATAGGCGGAATAACTCCTGCAATATTAATTTTCAGGGGCAAATGGGATGCTTGGCCACCATAAACTTTTCTTCCCACAACTCGCTTTGCGTACTGAATAGGAATTCTTCGCTGGGCTGTCTCAAAATAGACAATCACGGCGATGACTCCAAACATCATAGCAAGCATTACCGGAATAATAATAATAGGGATGTCGCCGGAGGTCACCATCTGCACTGATTTAGCAACAGCTGCGGGCATCCTTGCTATAATACCAGCATAGATAATAAGAGAAATACCATTCCCTATTCCGCGCTCAGTCATCTGCTCACCGAGCCACATAATAAAAGAAGTACCAGCTGTCAATGTGAGGACTGTCATCAGTTTAAACTGGAGCCCGGCGACCAGTACAATCGGTACGCCTGATGGACCGGTCATT
This genomic interval from Candidatus Electrothrix rattekaaiensis contains the following:
- the rpsM gene encoding 30S ribosomal protein S13, coding for MARLSGVDLPRNKHMDRALTYIYGIGLTTARAILDKADLPYQMNSDDLSGDDVTRIRKIIEADYVVEGDRRREVAMDIKRHIDLGTYRGRRHRMSLPCRGQRTKTNARTRKGPKRGAAVRKK
- the rpmJ gene encoding 50S ribosomal protein L36; the protein is MKVRSSVKKMCSDCKILKRKGVVRVNCKNSKHKQRQG
- the rpsD gene encoding 30S ribosomal protein S4; its protein translation is MARYTGASCRTCRRENLKLFLKGERCYSDKCSFERRTYAPGQHGQNRFRKVSDYALQLREKQKVKHMYGMLESQFRRYFYLADRAKGVTGLNLLSMLERRLDNVVYRLGFAGSRDQARQFVRHSHFQINGKKASIPSCQVKPGDVITLKEKSRKNAFIVENLEAVARRGVPSWMELDKGNFQGTVKAMPNREEITMPINEQLIVELYSK
- the secY gene encoding preprotein translocase subunit SecY; the protein is MSGLASAANIPELRKRVIFTLLMLLVYRMGVQIPTPGINGDALAAFFEQYSGTLFGMFNMFSGGALENFSIFALGIMPYISASIIIQLLTVVIPQLEQLNKEGEAGRRKITQYTRYGTVGLALIQGFFIASGLEAMTGPSGVPIVLVAGLQFKLMTVLTLTAGTSFIMWLGEQMTERGIGNGISLIIYAGIIARMPAAVAKSVQMVTSGDIPIIIIPVMLAMMFGVIAVIVYFETAQRRIPIQYAKRVVGRKVYGGQASHLPLKINIAGVIPPIFASSIMMFPATIGTFIQIDWVQKAAASLSPGTVFYYMLYVVMIVFFCFFYTAVTFNPDEVAENLKKNGGFVPGIRPGKRSAEFIDKVLTRITVVGAIYLALVCVLPTILVSNFNVPFYFGGTALLIVVGVAIDTISKIESHLVMRNYEGFMKAGKVKGRR
- the infA gene encoding translation initiation factor IF-1, which gives rise to MAKEEAIEVEGTIIEPLPNAMFRVELDNGHKVLAHISGKMRMHYIKILPGDRVTVELSPYDLTRGRVTFRSKGGGKGKR
- a CDS encoding DNA-directed RNA polymerase subunit alpha, which codes for MEQDIRDDNPFYRNWHDLVNPERLEVTRDSHTNRYGKFICQPLERGFAATIGNSLRRILLSSIRGAAITSVRIEGADHEFTTIDGVHEDVADIILNLKQVQLKLNSPETRTVILEKSETGLVTAGDIDGGGKVEVMNPEQPICTVTGENTTFRAELEVQWGKGYVPADWNKKENSPLGVIPIDAAFSPVRRIQYVVSQARVGQRTDYDRLTIEIETDGSVFPENALAYAAKILKEQMTIFINFNEQEAIAPERADGDGDGQDFPDFLDKNVEDLELSVRSANCLKNANIQYIGQLVQKTDAEMLKTKNFGRKSLNEIKALLLQHDLTLNMSHEGWVSPCEREDADIDG
- the rpsK gene encoding 30S ribosomal protein S11, whose amino-acid sequence is MAKGKKGAVRTKRREKKNVPDGIIFIYSTFNNTLITISDKLGNVVSWSSAGVIGFKGSRKSTPFAAQNALSDAVAKAKENGLRRVEIRVKGPGPGREAALRALTGTDLEVSKIVDATPIPHNGCKPPKRRRV
- the rplQ gene encoding 50S ribosomal protein L17, with product MRHRKAGRKLNRSASHRSAMMRNIVTSLLEHERISTTVPKAKEARRVAEKMITLGKRGDLNARRQAMAYIRSKDIVAKLFTEISEQYTDRQGGYTRIIRTGIRTGDAAPMAIIELVGYEESAVQEAEA
- the map gene encoding type I methionyl aminopeptidase translates to MAADNEKNIIVKTSDEIEVMRQANCIVASVLEMLQKEMRPGLTTRQMDRWAHDLCRDHGAHPAFLGYRGFPASLCVSINEQIVHGIPSKKVKVREGDIVSVDFGVIYNGFYGDSAVTIPVGKLTARKERLLQVTQEALERGIKQVKIGNRISDVSAAIQKHAENNGFSVVRQFVGHGIGASLHEAPEVPNYTQDQPSPRIIEGMVLAIEPMINIGTAKVKVLKDGWTVITADKKPSAHFEHSVAAAPEGPLVLSRRKEEL
- a CDS encoding YkgJ family cysteine cluster protein: MTSEMTTERGHEESTSPLQQGESFQFRCHQGVSCYLTCCHKLELRLYPYDILCLKNKLSCTSTEFLERYTRLGAGVHPYFPALMLNMMESEQAACPFLTEAGCSVYTDRPSACRTYPLERGVEKEGIGAKLKSHYSVVRHAYCKGHDEENSYTVRQWKREQRLDSFNLMNDLWAEVDAFFASDPWQGEGHAGPRQQLAFMVCYNIDAFRAYSIENKLTARYRLDRDQRRRIERDDAELLKFGFNWLLHVLGNKRTLRPR